A genome region from Desulfobaccales bacterium includes the following:
- the kdpA gene encoding potassium-transporting ATPase subunit KdpA, whose translation MNANGWIQLAFFSIVLLALTKPMGLYLVRVLDVNGRTWLDPALKPVERLIYRVAGIDPTKEQDWQGYAISVLIFSLVTLLLTYFILRLQGVLPLNPQSFSGVSGDLAFNTAASFTTNTNWQNYAGESTLSYLSQMVGLAFHNFISAAAGIAVAAALVRGIARDKTATLGNFWTDLTRSCLYLLLPICLVFAVFLVSQGMIQNFSTYTTAKVVEPYTTQVVKKDAGGQGIKDAQGNPLMEDVKVETQTIPQGPVASQVAIKMLGTNGGGFFNANASHPFENPTPLTNFIQILSIFLIPAGLTYYLGRMASNQKHGWSVWTAMFLLFLVGVLVCWYAEAHGNPRLTALGVDQTCGNMEGKEVRFGIFNSSLFATVTTDASCGAVNSMHDSFTPLGGLVPMFNIQLGEVVFGGVGAGLFGMLVFVVLAIFLAGLMVGRTPEYLGKKIESFDIQVAALAILVPIVFLLGFAALASTTEWGVKALNNAGPHGFSEMLYAFTSCIGNNGSAFAGLSGNAPWYNLTLGLATLIGRFLLIVPVLALAGSLGRKKTVPQSAGSFPVSGPTFTFLLIGTVIIVGALTFFPALSLGPIVEHFLMINSSKLF comes from the coding sequence ATGAATGCGAATGGCTGGATACAGTTGGCTTTTTTCAGCATCGTCCTGTTGGCCCTGACGAAACCCATGGGCCTGTACCTGGTGCGGGTGCTGGATGTCAACGGTCGAACCTGGCTCGATCCGGCGTTGAAGCCGGTGGAGCGCCTGATTTATCGTGTCGCCGGAATTGATCCGACCAAAGAGCAAGATTGGCAGGGCTATGCCATTTCCGTCCTGATCTTCAGCCTGGTCACCCTGCTGTTGACTTATTTCATCCTGCGGCTGCAAGGGGTGCTGCCCCTCAATCCCCAGAGCTTTAGCGGGGTGTCGGGGGATTTAGCCTTTAATACCGCCGCCAGTTTCACCACCAACACCAACTGGCAGAACTACGCCGGTGAGAGCACCCTGTCCTATCTTTCCCAGATGGTGGGGCTGGCCTTCCATAACTTCATTTCCGCCGCGGCCGGTATCGCAGTCGCCGCGGCCCTGGTCCGGGGCATCGCGCGGGACAAAACTGCAACCCTGGGCAACTTCTGGACCGATCTGACCCGGAGTTGCCTCTATCTGCTCCTGCCCATCTGCCTGGTCTTCGCCGTGTTTCTGGTTTCCCAGGGGATGATCCAGAACTTTAGCACCTACACAACCGCCAAGGTGGTGGAACCTTATACCACCCAGGTCGTCAAAAAGGACGCCGGCGGCCAGGGGATAAAGGACGCTCAGGGCAACCCGCTTATGGAGGACGTCAAAGTCGAGACTCAGACGATTCCCCAAGGCCCCGTGGCTTCCCAGGTGGCTATCAAAATGCTGGGTACCAACGGCGGCGGCTTCTTCAACGCCAATGCGTCGCATCCCTTTGAGAACCCGACGCCGCTGACGAATTTCATACAAATATTATCCATCTTCTTGATACCGGCGGGATTGACCTATTACCTGGGCCGCATGGCGAGCAACCAGAAGCACGGTTGGTCGGTGTGGACTGCCATGTTTCTGCTGTTCCTGGTGGGGGTCCTGGTCTGCTGGTACGCCGAGGCGCACGGCAACCCCCGCCTGACGGCCTTAGGCGTCGACCAGACCTGCGGCAATATGGAAGGCAAGGAAGTACGATTCGGCATCTTTAATTCCTCGCTCTTTGCCACGGTGACCACCGATGCTTCGTGCGGCGCGGTTAACTCCATGCACGACTCCTTCACGCCGCTGGGCGGGCTGGTGCCGATGTTTAATATCCAGTTGGGCGAGGTCGTCTTCGGCGGGGTGGGCGCAGGCCTCTTCGGGATGTTGGTTTTCGTGGTGCTGGCGATCTTTCTGGCCGGCCTTATGGTGGGCCGCACCCCGGAATACCTGGGGAAGAAGATCGAGTCCTTTGACATCCAGGTGGCGGCCCTGGCCATTCTGGTGCCCATCGTATTTCTCCTGGGCTTTGCTGCATTGGCCTCGACGACCGAGTGGGGCGTCAAGGCCCTGAACAATGCCGGGCCCCACGGCTTCAGCGAAATGCTCTATGCCTTTACATCATGCATCGGCAACAATGGCAGCGCCTTTGCGGGGCTCTCGGGCAACGCCCCTTGGTATAATTTGACGCTTGGTCTGGCCACGCTCATCGGGCGCTTCCTGCTCATCGTGCCGGTGCTGGCTCTGGCCGGGAGCCTGGGGCGCAAAAAAACCGTGCCCCAAAGTGCCGGCAGTTTTCCGGTGTCCGGCCCCACCTTTACTTTCTTGCTTATCGGCACGGTCATCATCGTTGGGGCGTTGACCTTCTTCCCCGCCCTCAGTCTCGGACCCATTGTCGAGCACTTCTTAATGATCAATTCCAGCAAGCTTTTCTAA
- the kdpB gene encoding potassium-transporting ATPase subunit KdpB → MAAKIKSRSLFDKTILIPAIGDSFRKLAPRLMVQNPVMFVAMAGALVTTAKLFYTPLHGGSFGFFVQIALWLWFTVLFANFAEAMAEGRGKAQAATLRRTRTQTMANRRLPNGVIESVPAESLRKDDIFVVKAGEPIPADGEVIQGAATVDESAITGESAPVIREAGGDRSAVTGGTRVLSDEIVVQVTANPGESFMDRMIGLIEGASRQKTPNEIALTILLAALTIIFLMVIVTLKPFGAYAGVVFSVPVLASLLVCLIPTTIGGLLSAIGIAGIDRLVQKNVLAMSGRAAEAAGDVDVLLLDKTGTITLGNRQAVEFLPALGIEAKELANVAQLASLADETPEGRSIVVLAKEHGLRGRDLHEFPQARFVPFSAKTRMSGVDIDGDRYRKGSADALRDFVGKSLPKEVEGEIERIGFLGGTPLVVASAEKVFGTIYLKDIVKGGLPDRFERFRAMGIKTIMITGDNPLTAAAIAKEAGVDDFLAEAKPEDKLALIRRQQAAGHLVAMTGDGTNDAPALAQADVGVAMNTGTQAAKEAGNMVDLDSNPTKLIEVVEIGKQLLMTRGALTTFSVANDVAKYFAIIPAMLMVTFPQIAPFNIMKLASPESAILSAVIFNALIIIALVPLALKGIKFRPLGAVAILRRNLLIYGLGGVLAPFIGIKLIDLIIVAFRLV, encoded by the coding sequence ATGGCTGCCAAAATAAAATCTCGTTCTTTGTTTGATAAGACCATACTCATCCCGGCGATCGGGGATTCCTTTCGCAAACTGGCCCCGCGCCTGATGGTGCAGAACCCGGTGATGTTTGTGGCCATGGCGGGCGCTCTCGTCACCACGGCCAAGCTCTTCTATACTCCGCTTCACGGCGGGTCCTTCGGCTTCTTCGTGCAGATCGCCCTCTGGCTCTGGTTTACGGTGCTGTTCGCCAACTTTGCCGAGGCCATGGCCGAAGGCCGGGGTAAGGCTCAAGCCGCAACTTTGCGCCGCACCCGCACGCAAACCATGGCGAATCGCCGTCTCCCTAATGGGGTCATCGAGAGCGTTCCGGCAGAGTCCTTGCGCAAAGATGACATTTTCGTCGTCAAGGCCGGGGAGCCCATTCCTGCGGACGGTGAAGTCATCCAGGGCGCCGCGACCGTGGATGAGTCTGCCATCACCGGGGAATCGGCGCCAGTCATTCGCGAGGCCGGCGGCGACCGCAGCGCGGTGACCGGCGGCACCCGGGTGCTCTCTGACGAAATCGTGGTGCAGGTCACCGCCAACCCGGGGGAAAGTTTCATGGACCGGATGATTGGTCTCATTGAAGGGGCCAGCCGGCAGAAAACCCCCAACGAAATCGCTCTGACCATCCTGCTGGCTGCCCTGACCATCATTTTCCTCATGGTCATTGTGACCTTGAAACCCTTCGGGGCTTATGCCGGGGTAGTGTTTTCGGTGCCGGTGCTGGCTTCGTTGCTGGTCTGCTTGATCCCTACCACCATCGGGGGGCTTTTAAGCGCCATCGGCATCGCCGGCATTGACCGGCTGGTGCAGAAAAACGTGCTGGCCATGAGCGGCCGGGCTGCTGAGGCCGCGGGCGACGTGGACGTGTTGCTGCTGGACAAAACCGGCACCATCACCTTAGGCAACCGCCAGGCGGTGGAGTTCCTCCCCGCCCTGGGAATTGAGGCGAAAGAATTGGCTAACGTGGCGCAACTGGCCTCTCTGGCTGATGAAACCCCCGAGGGGCGCAGCATTGTGGTGCTGGCCAAAGAACATGGCTTGCGGGGGCGGGATCTGCATGAGTTCCCTCAGGCCCGTTTCGTGCCCTTCTCGGCCAAGACCCGCATGAGCGGCGTCGATATCGACGGAGACCGCTACCGGAAAGGGTCTGCGGATGCCCTCCGGGATTTTGTCGGTAAGTCCTTGCCCAAGGAAGTGGAAGGCGAGATCGAACGTATCGGCTTTTTGGGCGGCACGCCTTTAGTGGTCGCCAGCGCCGAAAAGGTCTTTGGAACTATTTACCTGAAAGATATTGTCAAGGGCGGTTTGCCGGACCGCTTTGAGCGTTTCCGGGCCATGGGGATCAAAACCATCATGATCACCGGCGATAATCCGCTCACCGCCGCGGCCATCGCCAAGGAGGCGGGGGTGGATGATTTCCTGGCCGAAGCCAAGCCCGAAGACAAGCTGGCCCTGATTCGCCGCCAGCAGGCGGCCGGGCATCTGGTGGCTATGACCGGCGACGGGACCAATGACGCGCCGGCGCTGGCCCAGGCCGACGTGGGCGTAGCCATGAATACCGGCACCCAGGCGGCTAAAGAGGCCGGTAACATGGTGGACCTGGATTCCAACCCGACCAAGCTCATCGAAGTCGTGGAAATCGGCAAACAACTGCTCATGACCCGTGGGGCGCTGACCACCTTCAGCGTAGCCAACGATGTAGCCAAATACTTTGCCATCATCCCCGCCATGTTGATGGTGACCTTCCCGCAGATCGCCCCGTTCAATATCATGAAACTGGCGTCGCCGGAAAGCGCCATCCTCAGCGCGGTGATCTTCAACGCCCTGATCATCATTGCCCTGGTGCCCTTGGCCTTAAAAGGCATCAAATTCCGGCCATTAGGGGCGGTGGCGATTCTGCGGCGCAACCTGCTGATCTATGGCCTGGGTGGGGTGTTGGCGCCGTTCATCGGGATCAAGCTCATCGACTTGATAATTGTCGCCTTTCGTCTGGTGTAA
- the kdpC gene encoding K(+)-transporting ATPase subunit C: MNTQELLREVKVSALVTVALVILLCGVYPLVVWGISQAAFPHQANGSLVERQGQAVGSALIVQNFTGPQYFHPRPSAAGETGYDGTSSGGSNLGPLSGKLVDQVKDRIAAYRAENNLAPHTLIPADAVTASGSGLDPHISLKNAAIQAKRVTAARGLIPAQVANLIETCIDGPGLGFLGEPGVNVLKLNLALDALTSRSNAG; the protein is encoded by the coding sequence ATGAATACTCAGGAATTGTTACGGGAAGTAAAAGTGTCAGCCTTGGTCACCGTGGCCCTGGTAATCTTGTTGTGCGGCGTTTACCCCCTGGTGGTGTGGGGTATCTCCCAAGCAGCCTTTCCGCATCAAGCCAACGGCTCTTTGGTGGAGCGACAGGGTCAGGCTGTGGGCAGCGCGCTCATTGTCCAAAATTTTACCGGCCCGCAGTACTTTCACCCGCGGCCCTCGGCCGCAGGCGAAACCGGCTATGACGGCACCAGTTCCGGGGGCAGCAACTTAGGGCCGCTGTCCGGCAAACTCGTGGACCAGGTTAAGGACCGTATTGCCGCGTATCGTGCGGAGAATAATCTGGCCCCTCATACCCTCATCCCGGCCGATGCCGTGACCGCCTCAGGCAGCGGGCTGGACCCTCATATCAGCCTGAAGAATGCGGCGATCCAGGCAAAACGGGTGACAGCCGCCAGGGGCCTAATCCCAGCCCAGGTAGCTAACCTTATTGAGACCTGCATTGATGGCCCCGGTTTGGGTTTCCTGGGCGAGCCCGGGGTCAATGTGCTTAAGCTTAACCTGGCCCTGGACGCCCTGACGAGTAGGTCCAATGCCGGATGA
- a CDS encoding histidine kinase: MPDDKALSFLRLIRRAQRGRLKVYLGYGAGVGKTWQMLKEGHRLQKEGIDVVAGLVETHGREETAQLIEGLEVVPRRQVQYRGITLEEMDLDAVLARRPEVALVDELAHTNVPGSKNGKRYEDVQDLLSAGIHVISTLNVQHLESLYDTVEAQIGVRVYERVPDAVLAEADEIVNVDLAPEDLQQRLREGKIYPHERVSTALENFFKRANLNQLRELTLRELAAQIDLKRRAEPEEEHDTAPDQVMVCLSSRGPNSAALLRYGSRLAGRLNRNWYAVYVQTPQEEPTAIDATTQRQISDTLTLAKQLGAQVFPFKGEDVAETILHFAKEYRVGHIVIGKPGPLPAWRRWLGGKTIVEQLIRKGHGITIVVVDTQLKSEDDAFNG; this comes from the coding sequence ATGCCGGATGATAAAGCCCTCAGTTTCCTTCGCCTGATCCGCCGGGCTCAGCGCGGCAGGCTTAAGGTCTATCTGGGCTATGGGGCCGGGGTCGGGAAGACCTGGCAGATGCTCAAGGAAGGCCACCGCCTGCAAAAAGAGGGTATTGATGTGGTCGCGGGCCTGGTGGAGACGCATGGCCGGGAAGAAACCGCCCAACTCATCGAAGGCCTGGAAGTCGTGCCCCGCCGCCAGGTGCAGTATCGCGGCATCACCCTTGAGGAGATGGACCTGGACGCCGTCCTGGCCCGTCGGCCCGAAGTTGCTCTGGTGGACGAACTGGCCCACACCAATGTCCCCGGCAGCAAAAACGGCAAACGCTATGAAGATGTACAGGACCTGCTCTCGGCAGGGATTCACGTCATTAGCACCCTCAACGTCCAGCATCTTGAAAGCCTCTATGATACCGTGGAAGCGCAGATCGGGGTGAGAGTTTATGAGCGGGTTCCCGATGCTGTTTTGGCCGAGGCTGATGAGATCGTCAACGTGGACCTGGCCCCGGAGGATTTACAGCAGCGGCTGCGGGAGGGGAAGATTTATCCCCATGAACGGGTTTCCACGGCCCTGGAAAACTTTTTTAAACGTGCCAACCTCAATCAACTGCGGGAGTTGACCCTGCGGGAACTCGCGGCTCAAATCGACCTCAAACGCCGGGCCGAACCGGAAGAGGAACATGATACCGCGCCCGACCAGGTCATGGTGTGCCTGAGTTCCCGCGGCCCCAACAGCGCGGCGCTGCTGCGGTACGGTTCCCGACTCGCCGGCCGTTTGAACCGAAATTGGTATGCAGTTTATGTACAGACGCCCCAGGAAGAACCCACCGCCATCGACGCCACCACCCAACGCCAGATCTCCGATACCTTGACCCTGGCCAAGCAATTAGGTGCCCAGGTTTTTCCCTTTAAGGGCGAAGATGTGGCGGAGACTATTTTGCACTTCGCGAAGGAATACCGGGTGGGACACATCGTGATCGGCAAGCCGGGGCCGCTGCCCGCCTGGAGGCGCTGGCTGGGAGGAAAAACCATTGTGGAGCAGCTAATCCGCAAGGGGCACGGGATCACTATCGTGGTAGTGGATACGCAGTTAAAATCGGAGGATGATGCCTTCAATGGCTAA
- a CDS encoding response regulator, with protein MSDSGWLVLIVEDEVPIRRFLKTALEAQGFKLLEAITGAEAINLTALHNPDIILLDLGLPDLDGLEVIKRIREWSTTPIIVISARGKDKEKVEGLDAGADDYLAKPFSVEELSARIRVAIRHLTRSRGGEGPVFQTGELRVDLAQRLVWVGGEEIHLTPIEFKLLAVLVRHSGKVVTQRQLLKEVWGYGSDEQGHYLRNYIHHLRHKLEADPTRPAYLSTEPGVGYRLRFKE; from the coding sequence GTGTCCGATTCCGGTTGGCTTGTGCTGATAGTCGAAGATGAGGTTCCTATTCGCCGTTTTTTGAAAACGGCTTTGGAAGCCCAAGGGTTTAAACTGCTGGAGGCCATCACCGGAGCGGAGGCGATTAATCTGACGGCCTTGCATAATCCCGATATTATCCTGCTGGATTTAGGCTTGCCCGATCTTGATGGCCTGGAAGTGATCAAAAGAATTCGGGAGTGGTCCACAACTCCGATCATTGTGATCTCGGCCCGTGGTAAGGATAAAGAGAAAGTGGAAGGCCTGGACGCCGGCGCTGATGACTATTTGGCCAAGCCCTTTAGCGTGGAGGAACTCTCCGCCCGCATCAGAGTGGCTATCCGTCACCTCACCCGCTCCCGGGGCGGCGAGGGCCCGGTCTTCCAAACCGGAGAGCTGCGGGTGGACCTGGCCCAGCGCCTGGTTTGGGTGGGGGGAGAGGAAATTCATCTTACCCCCATCGAGTTTAAACTATTAGCCGTATTAGTGCGTCATAGCGGCAAGGTGGTTACGCAGAGGCAACTCTTGAAAGAAGTCTGGGGTTATGGCAGCGATGAGCAAGGGCATTATCTGCGCAACTACATTCACCATCTCCGCCACAAATTGGAAGCCGACCCGACGCGCCCGGCCTATTTAAGCACCGAACCGGGGGTGGGATACCGGCTGAGGTTTAAGGAATAA
- a CDS encoding ATP-binding protein, producing the protein MRSDKVNATIERILVCVGPNPACIDLIRSAQQMASRLQAEWFAVYVEDPRMLRLPEAERNRAVYNLRLAEQLGAETITLRGRAIAAEIITFARRRNISKIITGKPRRSRWRELISRSPVDELVRLGGDIDVYVLTGAPGETKESPDLVQPKGIHRPEYEMGLLYFVIATALSFLMFPYFELPNLIMVYLLGVMVTAIYCGRGPAILVSLLSVLAFDFCFVPPRFTFAVEANHYILTFGVMFLVALVISHLTTLIRRQAEAARSQERQTAAAYDLSRQLAGARDVEQILQVAVENIAKILGCQVVALLPDEKGRVHVAAGDLASVFHKDIIKEMNVAQWTYENGRTAGWGTQNSPASEILYVPLQATNATLGVLALRPRAPESPHWLLPEQFRLRFLESLTKQVALALGVEHLEKAALDAQISMETERLRSSLLSSITHDFQTPLAAIMGSASSLMNLKGRLEDEPAREMLHNIYDEAERLSRLVSNLLNIALLESGSLKLHKELQPLEEVVGAALNRLEKKLADRPVTTTLPPDLPMVPLDSALAEQIFINLLENSLKYTPPGSPLAIRAVKQDQEIEVEVSDSGPGFPPEDLQRIFEMFERGTRNLDQKGYGLGLSICRAIVEAHGGRIWAENRPGGGATVRFTLPLEANDDQ; encoded by the coding sequence ATGAGGTCAGACAAGGTGAACGCCACGATAGAAAGAATCCTCGTATGCGTAGGCCCGAATCCTGCCTGCATCGATTTGATCAGATCTGCTCAGCAAATGGCCAGCCGTTTGCAGGCGGAATGGTTTGCCGTCTACGTCGAGGACCCCAGGATGCTGCGGTTGCCGGAGGCAGAACGGAACCGAGCCGTCTATAATCTGCGGCTGGCCGAGCAATTGGGCGCGGAAACCATCACCTTGAGAGGTCGTGCCATCGCCGCCGAGATTATCACCTTCGCCCGCAGGCGGAATATCTCCAAGATTATTACCGGCAAACCGCGCCGGTCGCGGTGGAGAGAGCTTATTTCCCGGAGTCCGGTGGACGAATTGGTGCGTTTGGGCGGCGATATCGATGTTTATGTCCTGACGGGAGCACCGGGAGAAACGAAAGAGTCACCGGATCTGGTTCAGCCGAAGGGCATCCATCGGCCTGAATATGAGATGGGACTCCTATATTTTGTCATAGCCACCGCTCTTTCCTTTCTGATGTTCCCTTACTTCGAACTTCCCAATCTCATTATGGTTTATCTGCTGGGGGTGATGGTCACTGCCATTTATTGCGGGCGGGGACCGGCTATCCTGGTTTCTCTCTTGAGCGTTTTAGCCTTTGACTTCTGTTTTGTCCCGCCCCGATTTACCTTTGCGGTGGAGGCAAACCATTATATCCTCACCTTCGGGGTGATGTTCCTGGTGGCCCTGGTGATCAGTCACCTGACCACCCTGATTCGACGGCAAGCCGAAGCTGCGCGTTCTCAGGAGCGCCAGACGGCCGCGGCGTATGACCTCAGCCGGCAACTCGCCGGCGCCAGGGACGTTGAGCAGATTCTCCAGGTCGCGGTGGAGAATATCGCGAAGATCCTTGGGTGTCAGGTGGTGGCACTGCTGCCCGACGAAAAAGGCCGCGTCCACGTGGCCGCAGGTGATCTTGCCTCGGTCTTTCACAAAGACATCATTAAAGAAATGAACGTGGCCCAATGGACGTATGAGAACGGGCGGACGGCCGGGTGGGGGACCCAAAATTCACCTGCTTCCGAGATTCTCTATGTGCCCTTGCAGGCGACTAACGCCACCTTAGGCGTTTTGGCCTTACGGCCCCGAGCCCCGGAATCGCCCCACTGGCTGTTGCCGGAGCAATTTCGCCTGCGTTTCCTTGAATCCTTGACAAAGCAGGTCGCGCTGGCTTTGGGAGTCGAGCACCTGGAGAAGGCGGCCCTGGACGCGCAGATTTCCATGGAAACCGAGCGCTTGCGTTCCTCGCTGCTCTCTTCCATCACCCATGACTTTCAAACGCCTTTGGCGGCTATTATGGGTTCCGCCAGCAGTCTGATGAATTTGAAGGGGCGGCTGGAAGACGAACCGGCCCGGGAAATGCTCCACAACATCTATGATGAGGCGGAGAGACTGAGCCGTTTGGTCAGTAACCTTCTGAATATCGCTCTGCTGGAGTCAGGCTCGCTCAAGTTGCACAAGGAATTGCAGCCTCTGGAAGAAGTTGTGGGCGCGGCGCTTAACCGTTTGGAGAAAAAGCTGGCAGACCGACCGGTGACGACAACTCTGCCCCCTGATCTGCCCATGGTGCCACTGGATTCGGCTCTGGCGGAACAGATATTTATTAACTTGCTGGAAAACTCGCTCAAGTACACCCCGCCCGGGTCTCCCCTGGCCATCAGGGCCGTTAAGCAGGACCAGGAGATTGAAGTGGAAGTGAGCGATTCCGGCCCCGGGTTTCCCCCGGAAGATCTGCAACGGATATTTGAGATGTTCGAGCGCGGTACCCGTAATCTTGACCAGAAAGGTTACGGCTTGGGACTGTCCATTTGCCGGGCCATCGTGGAAGCCCACGGCGGGCGGATATGGGCGGAAAATCGTCCTGGTGGGGGAGCAACCGTAAGGTTCACCTTGCCTCTAGAAGCAAATGACGATCAATAA
- a CDS encoding YkgJ family cysteine cluster protein yields the protein MGKASKGKKFSKNRRSAGSASRALPTSPVNPGIVRTARENVVEIVHQGRGLDRVLEIATSAFFLAEHLVWRFEAENPLPQPLACQEGCDACCHNLVELTPPEALLLGHHIHRHFSDGEKNLVLTQVAKNLSMAAGKSKVALATLRQELPCPLLRDRKCSVYPIRPLVCRAMHALNRERCEADLHSGSLAGSQYYEHRHATVLSVSAGILEGCRAVGCQAGTLSLDRALHDFFTQENCAERWITGEAVFRSPA from the coding sequence ATGGGTAAGGCATCTAAGGGCAAAAAGTTTAGTAAGAACCGACGATCTGCCGGCTCAGCCAGCCGCGCCTTGCCGACGAGCCCGGTCAATCCAGGTATCGTCCGTACCGCCCGGGAAAATGTGGTTGAGATCGTCCATCAAGGCCGGGGGCTGGACCGGGTTTTGGAAATCGCCACCAGTGCCTTTTTCCTGGCTGAGCACCTGGTATGGCGCTTTGAAGCTGAAAACCCGCTCCCCCAACCCTTGGCCTGCCAGGAAGGCTGCGACGCCTGCTGCCATAATCTGGTGGAACTGACTCCCCCGGAAGCCCTGCTCCTCGGCCACCATATCCACCGGCATTTTTCCGACGGGGAAAAAAACCTGGTGCTGACCCAGGTGGCCAAAAACCTCTCCATGGCCGCGGGTAAAAGCAAAGTTGCGCTCGCCACCCTGAGACAAGAGCTGCCCTGCCCCTTGTTGCGCGATCGCAAATGTTCGGTCTACCCCATCAGGCCCCTGGTCTGCCGCGCCATGCACGCCCTGAACCGGGAGCGCTGCGAGGCCGACTTACATTCCGGCAGCCTGGCTGGAAGTCAATACTACGAACACCGCCACGCCACTGTCCTGTCGGTGAGCGCCGGCATCTTGGAGGGCTGCCGGGCCGTGGGCTGCCAGGCCGGGACGTTGAGCCTGGACCGGGCCCTGCATGATTTTTTCACCCAGGAAAATTGTGCGGAGAGATGGATAACTGGGGAAGCCGTATTCAGATCACCGGCTTGA
- a CDS encoding DsrE family protein has translation MSKFLFVLTRGPEDPTRAVRCFQFAKIAADKGHEVTVFLVDDATYFTNLSLTERVKAPTGDELITYWKFLVEKKATILVCKPCAETRLISADDLPPGTAIGTGVTLIDLAAESKVFTF, from the coding sequence ATGAGCAAATTTCTCTTTGTTCTGACCCGGGGTCCGGAAGACCCCACCCGAGCGGTGCGCTGCTTCCAATTCGCCAAGATCGCCGCTGACAAGGGCCATGAGGTCACGGTGTTCCTGGTTGACGATGCCACCTATTTTACCAACCTGTCCCTTACCGAACGGGTCAAAGCCCCCACCGGGGATGAACTCATCACCTACTGGAAGTTCCTGGTGGAGAAGAAGGCCACCATCCTAGTATGCAAACCCTGTGCAGAAACCCGGCTCATCAGCGCCGACGACCTGCCCCCGGGCACGGCCATTGGCACCGGCGTCACCCTGATCGACCTGGCCGCGGAATCCAAAGTTTTTACGTTTTAA
- a CDS encoding DNA alkylation repair protein: MLMVEIQGELARLGDTRQAAILQRFFKTGPGEYGEGDRFRGIRVPVLRKLTRKYRQLPLAEAVELLRSAFHEDRLLALFVLMDHYYQGEDAVRSRIHHLYLEHTTFVNNWDLVDASAPHLVGHYLRERDKSLLSRLAVSPVLWERRIAIMATFAFIKEGNFDETLRIARLLLGDSEDLIHKAVGWMLREVGKREMTLAETFLLAHYRKMPRTMLRYAIEKFPETKRQAYLKGTLT; this comes from the coding sequence ATGCTGATGGTAGAAATTCAGGGAGAGTTGGCCCGTCTGGGGGATACCCGGCAGGCCGCCATACTCCAGCGCTTCTTTAAGACCGGGCCGGGAGAGTACGGCGAGGGCGACCGGTTCCGGGGTATCCGCGTCCCGGTCTTGAGAAAATTAACCAGGAAGTATCGCCAACTGCCGTTGGCCGAGGCTGTAGAATTGCTCCGGTCCGCCTTCCACGAAGACCGGTTACTGGCTCTCTTCGTCCTGATGGACCATTACTACCAAGGCGAAGACGCCGTCAGGTCCAGAATCCACCATCTTTATCTGGAGCACACGACGTTTGTCAATAACTGGGACCTGGTGGATGCCTCGGCCCCGCACCTGGTGGGCCATTACCTGAGAGAGCGCGATAAGTCCCTGCTCTCGCGCCTGGCCGTGTCTCCGGTTTTGTGGGAGCGGCGGATAGCCATCATGGCCACCTTTGCCTTTATCAAAGAGGGAAATTTTGATGAGACCCTCAGAATCGCCCGCCTCCTGCTAGGCGATTCGGAAGACTTGATTCACAAAGCGGTGGGCTGGATGCTGCGGGAGGTGGGTAAGCGCGAGATGACCTTAGCGGAAACCTTCCTGCTGGCCCATTACCGGAAAATGCCCCGTACCATGCTGCGCTATGCTATTGAGAAATTTCCCGAAACCAAAAGACAGGCTTACCTGAAAGGAACCCTGACCTGA